The Claveliimonas bilis genome window below encodes:
- a CDS encoding FtsK/SpoIIIE family DNA translocase, translating to MASKTGNRRKKSPTKKKKNVQQSFVADEITIWLTLAVSILLLLSNFGLGGFAGEAVSSFLYDLFGYGAYLMPFLLFGGVAFTVSNKGNRSAYIKTGAATMLFILICTFLELLVLEGGMLGTFLAGILTPAIGTAGTYVVVIILMIICMVIITGKSALKGVTERGGQAYGRAREDAARRRELHETRRLNRIKEEEKEIEKARKAGLLDAKAEKKKEEKSEAKRKDRLVSGVSFDTTLKDAKKSPDLRELTPEEEPAPTENIREEEPQFVINRATVPDIPDEELLPDSEEIPAPETAKAEPLEEQILVPAPAEENRGKKTKMGAAAVADEAAMVSQAVEAAEAKPKKVYKIPPLSLLTRGKKGGGDSDAHLRETARKLQETLHSFGVNVTITNVSCGPSVTRYEMQPEQGVKVSKIVGLTDDIKLNLAAADIRIEAPIPGKAAVGIEVPNKENAVVNLRDLLESEEFKNSSSKLAFAAGRDIAGKAVVTDIAKMPHLLVAGATGSGKSVCINTLIMSILYKATPDEVKLIMVDPKVVELSVYNGIPHLMIPVVTDPKKAAGALNWAVAEMTKRYQLFAQYNVRDLKGFNEKAEAAEKARHSEEEDIPKKMPQIVIIVDELADLMMVAPGEVEEAICRLAQLARAAGIHLVLATQRPSVNVITGLIKANMPSRIAFSVSSGVDSRTIIDMNGAEKLLGKGDMLFYPSGYQKPARVQGAFVSDKEVQNVVEYLKKQNGEAAYNEEVVTHVNTSAAGVSSGGGIAGSSEEEERDVHFVEAGKLIIEKEKASIGMLQRAFKIGFNRAARIMDQLCEAGVVGAEEGTKPRKVLMSMEEFEQFIDEYI from the coding sequence ATGGCTTCAAAGACGGGAAACAGGCGAAAGAAAAGCCCGACGAAAAAAAAGAAGAACGTACAGCAGAGCTTTGTGGCTGATGAAATTACCATATGGCTCACACTTGCAGTCAGTATTCTTCTGCTTTTAAGCAATTTTGGCCTGGGAGGATTTGCAGGGGAGGCAGTCTCTTCCTTTTTGTATGATCTGTTTGGTTACGGTGCTTATTTAATGCCCTTTCTTTTGTTTGGGGGCGTTGCTTTTACAGTTTCCAATAAAGGAAACAGGAGTGCTTATATAAAGACCGGGGCAGCAACTATGCTTTTTATCCTGATCTGCACCTTTCTGGAACTTCTGGTGTTGGAAGGCGGAATGCTCGGCACCTTTCTGGCGGGGATTCTCACTCCGGCCATCGGTACAGCAGGAACTTATGTTGTTGTAATTATTCTGATGATCATCTGTATGGTGATCATTACAGGAAAATCTGCTCTGAAAGGTGTAACGGAGCGGGGAGGACAGGCGTACGGCAGAGCGCGGGAGGATGCGGCGCGGCGCCGGGAACTTCACGAGACCCGTCGCCTTAATCGGATCAAGGAGGAAGAAAAGGAAATTGAAAAAGCCCGAAAAGCCGGACTTCTTGATGCAAAAGCAGAGAAGAAAAAAGAAGAGAAAAGTGAAGCAAAAAGAAAGGACAGACTGGTATCAGGGGTATCTTTCGATACAACATTAAAAGATGCCAAGAAGTCTCCTGATCTTAGAGAACTTACACCGGAGGAAGAACCGGCGCCGACAGAAAATATCCGGGAAGAAGAGCCGCAGTTTGTCATTAACCGCGCCACAGTTCCGGATATTCCCGATGAAGAATTACTGCCGGACAGTGAAGAAATCCCGGCACCGGAGACGGCAAAAGCGGAGCCATTGGAAGAGCAGATTTTGGTTCCGGCGCCGGCAGAGGAAAACAGAGGGAAGAAAACAAAAATGGGAGCAGCGGCTGTGGCGGATGAGGCGGCTATGGTGAGTCAGGCAGTCGAAGCGGCGGAGGCGAAGCCGAAAAAGGTCTACAAGATTCCGCCTCTTTCCCTTCTTACACGAGGGAAAAAAGGAGGGGGAGATTCCGATGCTCACCTTAGGGAGACAGCCCGTAAGCTTCAGGAGACGCTCCACAGCTTTGGAGTCAATGTAACCATTACCAATGTAAGCTGCGGACCTTCGGTAACCCGCTATGAAATGCAGCCGGAACAGGGGGTAAAAGTCAGCAAGATCGTAGGGCTCACTGATGATATCAAGCTCAATCTGGCAGCGGCGGATATACGGATCGAGGCGCCCATTCCAGGGAAAGCAGCTGTTGGGATCGAGGTGCCAAATAAAGAAAACGCAGTGGTAAATTTAAGGGATCTGCTGGAATCTGAAGAATTTAAGAACAGCAGTTCCAAACTGGCATTTGCGGCAGGAAGAGATATTGCGGGAAAAGCAGTGGTGACAGACATTGCAAAAATGCCTCACCTACTGGTGGCGGGAGCTACAGGATCAGGAAAATCTGTCTGCATTAATACGTTGATCATGAGTATTTTGTATAAGGCGACTCCGGATGAAGTAAAGCTGATCATGGTTGACCCGAAAGTGGTGGAGCTTAGCGTGTACAACGGCATTCCCCATCTGATGATCCCGGTTGTGACAGATCCCAAGAAGGCAGCCGGGGCACTCAACTGGGCAGTCGCGGAAATGACAAAGCGTTATCAGCTGTTTGCACAGTATAATGTCCGGGATCTGAAAGGATTTAATGAAAAGGCAGAGGCCGCAGAAAAGGCAAGACATTCGGAAGAAGAGGATATTCCAAAGAAAATGCCGCAGATTGTTATTATCGTGGATGAGCTTGCAGACCTTATGATGGTTGCACCGGGCGAAGTGGAAGAGGCAATCTGCCGTCTGGCACAGCTTGCAAGAGCGGCCGGCATTCACCTTGTCCTTGCAACGCAGAGACCTTCTGTCAACGTCATTACCGGTCTGATCAAGGCGAATATGCCGTCGCGGATTGCATTTTCTGTATCTTCAGGTGTGGATTCACGTACGATCATCGACATGAACGGAGCTGAGAAACTCCTTGGAAAAGGTGATATGCTGTTCTATCCATCCGGATATCAGAAGCCGGCCAGAGTGCAGGGGGCATTTGTATCTGACAAAGAAGTACAGAATGTGGTAGAATATCTGAAAAAGCAAAATGGGGAAGCCGCCTACAACGAAGAGGTCGTAACTCATGTAAATACCAGTGCGGCCGGAGTTTCATCCGGAGGAGGCATTGCCGGATCGTCAGAGGAAGAAGAAAGAGATGTTCATTTTGTAGAGGCGGGAAAACTGATCATTGAAAAAGAAAAAGCATCTATCGGTATGCTGCAGCGCGCTTTTAAAATAGGATTCAACCGGGCGGCCCGCATTATGGATCAGCTCTGCGAGGCAGGCGTAGTCGGTGCGGAAGAAGGTACAAAGCCAAGGAAGGTATTAATGTCAATGGAAGAATTTGAACAGTTCATTGATGAATACATATAA